A single genomic interval of Vicugna pacos chromosome 34, VicPac4, whole genome shotgun sequence harbors:
- the CAPZA3 gene encoding F-actin-capping protein subunit alpha-3, which translates to MSLSVLSRKEKEKVIRRLLIQAPPGEFVNAFDDLCLLIRDEKLMHHQGECAGHQHCQKYSVPLCIDGNAVLLSHHNVLGDYRFFDYQSKLSFKFDLLQNQLKDIQSHGILRNETEYLRAVVLCALKLYVNDHFPSGNCNVLRKTVKSKEFLIACIEDHSYETGDYWNGLWKSKWIFQVNPFLTQVTGRIFVQAHFFRYVNLHVEISKDLKESLEVVNQAQLALNFARLVEEQENTFQAAVLEELQELSNEALRRILRRDLPVTRTLIDWQRILSDLNLVMYPKLGYVIYSRSVLCNWII; encoded by the coding sequence ATGTCACTTAGCGTTCtgagcaggaaagagaaagagaaagtaattCGCAGACTATTGATACAGGCTCCTCCGGGGGAGTTTGTAAATGCTTTTGATGATCTCTGTCTGCTTATCCGTGATGAAAAACTCATGCACCATCAAGGTGAGTGTGCCGGCCACCAACACTGCCAGAAATACTCTGTACCACTCTGCATCGACGGAAACGCAGTGCTCCTGTCTCACCACAATGTCTTGGGGGACTACCGGTTTTTTGACTACCAGAGCAAACTTTCTTTCAAATTTGACCTGCTCCAAAACCAGTTAAAAGACATCCAGAGTCACGGCATCCTTCGGAATGAGACGGAGTACCTGAGGGCTGTTGTTCTGTGCGCCTTAAAACTGTATGTGAACGATCACTTCCCATCGGGAAACTGCAACGTGCTGAGAAAAACGGTGAAAAGCAAGGAGTTCTTGATCGCTTGCATTGAGGACCACAGCTACGAAACAGGCGACTACTGGAACGGCCTTTGGAAGTCGAAATGGATTTTCCAGGTAAACCCATTTCTAACCCAGGTGACCGGAAGGATTTTTGTACAAGCTCACTTCTTCAGGTATGTCAACCTTCACGTTGAGATCTCCAAGGACCTGAAAGAAAGCTTGGAGGTAGTTAACCAAGCTCAGCTGGCTCTAAATTTTGCGAGGCTTGTGGAAGAGCAAGAGAATACATTTCAAGCTGCTGTCTTAGAAGAATTACAGGAGTTATCAAACGAAGCCCTGAGAAGAATTCTACGGAGAGATCTTCCAGTGACCCGCACGCTTATCGACTGGCAGAGGATCCTCTCTGACTTGAATCTGGTGATGTACCCTAAGCTGGGATACGTCATTTATTCAAGAAGTGTGTTATGCAACTGGATAATATAA